A stretch of DNA from Pseudopipra pipra isolate bDixPip1 chromosome 1, bDixPip1.hap1, whole genome shotgun sequence:
ACTATTGGAAAAATATGCTTGAAAAACCAGTGTGATGTCAATGCCAACTGAAACCCATGGAGCTTGAAATGTCACAAATGTGCCTGTAGCTGAAATACAGAgctcctcattttttttttgtccaagCTAGGAATGTTGTAAGTCTTAGGTTGTGAAGTCAACtgtaaaaatcatagaatagccTCCTGAAACTGAATGCGTGCTGAAACTGAATGTGTGCTTCCCCCTTCATGAACAATCCTTTGGAGAACACTTATTTAAAACTGGATGTGGGATAATTCCATAGGCAACAAACATGGCTCCACTTCCAGTCTTGCCTGCGTTAACTGTAGCTGTAAGAAGTTGGGCTACAGGCTTCTCAGAGAAAAGATAGAACCCGACTTTGTAAAATATCTTTAAtattcaaatatataaataagcACTACTGAAGAATAATTCAGAAGACTGCAGTGATTCATTATGAACAGATGCTATAAATGGGAACAGTAACATTGCTAGGTAAGGAAGAAGCAAGCTATTTTAGGAGTCTTGAAAACCTCTTCTAGTTCTTCAGACAGATCATGCTGCTATagttattttataaaaaattatattctgaaaagcactttAGTAAAAGAAACCTTTTACTGGAACTATTATTTAACCAAGACCTTCTACAGCACTAAAAGACACTGCAATTGAGTTCCTGATATAGTTTTAAGAATGGAAGGGgtcaaaaaaagaacaaaaaacctaCCATACCTGCACCAGGAGCTATTTATTAGCATAACACTCTTCCTTTTAAAGATTTCATAACAACTAAAGTATATACAAAGTCTTACAGCATTTACACAATAAAAAAGTTTCCTATTAGCTGATGTAGTATAAGGTAGTGCTGCAATTTACTTCAAAGCATGTATACAATAATAATGAAGCAGACCACTGTACTTTCAACTTCTCGACTACCACACCACCACTGTCAGTTGAAATGACAGTTCATTAAACCACTGGGAAGACACAGATTGTCAAAAGATTTGTAACAGGTTGATCTGCAGCACTAACCATGttaaagaggtaaaaaaaaaaaaagaaaaaagctacatACTGTCATGTTTCTACACTTTCCTAGAGCTGTAACAAACCCTCACAGCCTTGGATATAACATATGCAAGACAACATAATCACATTTTTTCAGATATAGTTCAGCTACTGAGTGTATTTACTTCTGAATAGGAGGCGTTATATTGATATGGCTGTGTGTTTCCATTTTTGTTCATTAACTGTTCAAATAGgtctacaaaaaaaattaaaagacagCATGGAGTTTGTAGTCATGATGTGTTTTGACTAATAAAGGCATTCAATATCAGCTATAGGATCTAATTATTCCTGTCAAAAGTTTAAGACCAGGAATCTTTGAGTAAAAATTAAACCCACAAAATCCCACACCTGCGCCGTCTGTTCACTCTGACCTTCTTTAAGCTTTTCCAACAGGGATAAtacaaaatcattaaaaatgctTCCACCAACCCAAATGCAAGACTCATTTAGTTTATGAGAGGTCAAGAAGATTCACTAGACTATTTCTGCTGTAAAACGGAGGGAGCTTACCtagaaaaaagaaacctttaCAGAATAGTGCTTTACTACAAGTAGGGATATATAGTTTAACAATGATACATAATTTAAGAACATAGCATTCTTTGCCTTTTAGAAACAGCTTTCATGTGCCAATAATGCACTTTCTACAAGAGATAAGGCTGTTGTGCCTATCGTCATATGCCTAAACCTCTTTTTTCTGGccaattttgcttttcttccccccccaaaGGGATTCTGTTTCAACTTAGAAACTAGTAACATCAGTTGACAATATCCGTATTAAGACAGAAAGTGACATATATAAAATCCACAAGGAACCACATAAATACCAAAGAAGTCATATAACCTTTCCATGTAAACACTTTGATTATACTGAAGCCCTAATCAGATTCTTGTCTTAAACTTTTGGCAGTTAATGTGTATGCTCAGCCAGGCTTTGTAGTTAGTTATTGTTCAAGTGGAAGCCAGGTCAGCTCACATGTTGACAGGCATGCAACTTGGAAACATTGCACAACAAGCAACACAAAGAGATTTGAGAAGGGTACAAGACTTCAAGTAGACTTCACAACCCTTCACAAACTGAATATTCACAGACAAAGATACAGTCCTTGTTTTTTCTATGGTGGATTTCTCTCTCACACATGGGACACTTTCTGTGACTCTCTAGCTTGCTTGATGCTATATAACCACTTGATGATTCTGGCATTCCTTTCAATGGCTGAAATGCCGTATGGCACACGGTCATTGGCACTGTCATCATTTCTAAGGTCACTGTTGCTGTCCTGAGACTGTTCACAGTCTGAGCTAATCATGCTTGCACTGCGAAAGTTGAGGGATATAATATCAGAGTTAGCCCTTGCAAAGTTTTCCATCCCGAGGTTTTCAAGCTCTTCAGGATCCAGTCCGCAGTAGTTAAAGAATCGTTCCACATCTGCGTCAACGCGAAAGTATCGGTCACTTAAGTCTGATTTCGATCGCTGTAGGGAGGGTCTTCTACTAACTCCGCATCCAGACTCGACTGCCTCAATCTCTGGGGATTTCAGGGTGGCAATGGCAGCGATTTTGGGCtttggaggcagaggtggggctgaACTACTGCAGGGTATTGCTTTTAAGGGCTTTGCGCTAGTTACTTTCCTAATATCTGAAGAGCTGTGAGAGACATGCAAGAAAGTCTCTGCCGATTGATCTAGGAGCCTTCTGCTGACGTTGGAGCTGCTCTCCTGTGGGCTGCTACGACCCTGCGTGGGGTAAACCTTCAAAGATTCGGCAAAGGAGTGTCGGTTCAGCTCTGTTGAATCAGCCCTGTGGGGTGGCCAATTTCGGGGACCGTGCTTATGCCCTGAACCTGAGCTGGAGCCTTCAGAGCTGTTGATGATGTTCTTCAAAATCTCAAGTTTCAGATTTTCCCTCTGGACGCCACTCTCAGTCTTTGCATTGTTGCTGAAGACTTTCAAGGTGGGGCTTCCCAGTGCTCTCTTGGCCGCAGGACAGACCGGTGGCTTCGCCAGCACCGCCGGCTTCACAGGCTCCTGCTTGGCATTGATGACCTCCTGGCTCTTGACATATTTTGCCTTGTCGGCTTCTAGCCTCTCCACTGCGCTCAGTCTTTTTGGATTAGGCTCCGCCTGCCTGCGAAAATAGTCAGGTCCTTTGTTCAGGATGCGGAGAGGAACGGCGGATGTGAAAGTCACAGCAGGGCTGACCGGCTTCACCATGCTACCTGTCGGTAATGTTTCTGTAGGCATGTTTGGTGGTCTTTCCCCCGCAGCCGTTTTGGATTCTTCTCTGGGATCTCCTAAATGCACGGTGCAGAAACATGTACATTAAGCACAATGAATAGCCGATGAATCCTGGGATCTGAGCGTTAGCAGCAGTGCCTCATCTCACAGCTCATTAAATAACACTGCGTTTCTCTTTTAAAGGCAGCCTTTGTAGGGCAAGGGCACCCGACACAAGTCCGTATTAGTCTGCTCCGCTGACTCCTTTCTTCTCGCTGAAAGATGTGGGAGTCTCGCCGTTCCCTTTGCGCTCCGCTACCGGCAGCGATCTGAAATGCAGAATAACCAACCACACGTTAGTGAGAGTGCCTGACATCAGAACGATAGCAACAGCCGCCTCCCAGCCCTCCTCTTCCACCGCTggatgggatgtgctgctggcgCGCAGCGGAGGCACAGTGCTCAGGGTGCCCATGCCCTGCTCCCCTGAGCATCTTACAAGACATGTATTGCTTAATGTTTACACTCTGATTTAACAAAATTACattgtaaaataataaaaaaaaaattaaaaattagacCCTACCACAATACAGCCATGCATTTCtagagggagaaagggaagaaaaatgtgacAATTCGGAGACTTAGACCCATTTATCTCCTGATGATCTGTGAAAGAGCACTTTCAAACTAATATATTCAGCTTTGATAAGTTGGTTTGTGAGCCTATTTTATCTctaaaacccaaacatttttcTCCTTACAGACAACGTACTCTATAAATCTCAGAAATGAATTTCTATTCATTAAATGCTTCAGAAAACTGTCTGGTCTAAAATGCAGAGAGCAAACAGAGACACGTAACGTTTTAAGTGCAATGCACGCCTTTCATCATTAATCTAATATAAAATCAACAACTAAAAAACAGGACATGCTGCTACAGCCACCAGTGCCAGTTCAAAGTCTGTTTGAACATCAGTCCCCATAGCACCGGTGCTCCAGCAATAAAATAAGGCTTTTCAAGTTCTCATGATCACCTTACAGGCTTAACACAACAACACAAAACTGCTTTGTTTTTGATGAAAGATTCTGGGAACATGCAAAAACACTCTGTATGCATtcgaaaaaaaaagaacttgtCTTCAACATTTAGATTTAATCATTCAAGTTTTCTACCAAGCAGTAAGTACAAATGAAGATTACCTtcatctaaattattttaagattcTATCACTTAGATTGTCATAACAGTCTAAAATCCAACACCATGGATGACATTACAAGTGCTGAAACAATTTTCCCTCCACAAGGCACTGAAGGGCACTTATCACAGAATCTACTCTTCAAGCAGTGATTTCGCTAATGGGTctcatttgttttattattgcCCCATTAATCTATGTTGCCCTTTTTAATATCCCATTTCTATTATCACTATGTTCttcagggagagaaagaaaagcagctgctaCTTCTTTATCCTAAGGAATGCAGAGCAGCATCCTTACCTGGGATGACTTGCTTTTGTGTGCCCTGCCATCCTGTGTGTGCTCATCCATCAATACCCAACTTACTAATATAGTGTGTACATTGTTttgaccaaaagaaaaaaaaacaccacaaaatttAAATTCCAGCTAAAGCTACATTaacagttaaaataaaacaagtacTGATGCCCAGAAATCTATGATATATACATTGAATATTCTCTCTGTATCATCCAAGGTCAAAGCAAGCAAATAGAATACACAAATGCTATAATGAGATTATAGGAAAAAGCTGAGCTTTCTCCTGAAGGCTCACTGTCACAAACATTCTTCAAATACAAACTAACACATTTAGGTGGGTGATAAACCAGACACGGATTCAGTGCAATTGAAAGGGTAGTGAAATGTTAATTAAGCTTCCCTTTCAATGTCGTTTTATAAATCCTAGTGCTAACTCCTCGGCAGTTTGACTTCCTGAATTTTAACTAAGtctttctgaaagagaaaaagcttCCTTTCCTCATTTGAATCAACATATTTATTAGTACTGTTTTGAAATTAGGTATGAAATTTCCAAATCCGCTCAAGGCAATTCCAACATgcatctgcacacacacatttctcTTCTGTACACACAAATCAAATCTTTCCACGTCACCAGCTCAGAGCTTGATGGCTAAGTGCCTATATAAATACTCTATTGGTGTGTATATTTAGTATTTCTACACTTGTGTGCAGAAATCAAATCTACATGAgagcagggaggaagaaaaCCCCATAAACAACCCAATTCTCTGCACTAAACACTGTCACTCAACTGAGTTAATACAACTTGAATAAGTGAGACCACTTTCCTGATGACTGTCATTAAGGGCCACCAAGGTCCTGCCCCAGAGGACAGCTGCCAAGTCCATTATCCTCCTGGCGAGCAGCTCCACACACCACTACCAATCGTAGCTGGGCGAAACCAAGGCACCGGGCCTGGAGCTGCTTTTGGAAGTCTTTTCCCAGCATTTAACAATTTCCTCGCTCTCGATAGCCCTGTTTAATTCCAGCAAGCATTGCTTAGAAGGCTAAGCATCCACCTTGGCTTCAACACCacacttaaaaggaaaaaaaagaagaaaaacaaaccccactGTGCATGCATGTTCATCCAAGAGAACAAGTGTGCTTGTTTGCAAGCACGTATGGGGTCAAGTGCCCCGAAGTCAATGGAAATAGGCTGCAACCGGCAATGTGCTCCAGGAATGtctagaaagaaaagcaaagaccTGGTGAGGAGCCAGGACAGAAATGTCCACctgagccagcacagggagcctggggttACATGGCCAGACATGGAAGCTTTGTACCTGTGGGGCTGGTGGTATAAATGAAAGAACATGCAGCTATGAAAAGGGATTAACTTTTTGTGTATTGTTTAAATTGATACATTTCACTGAAGTGCTGTATTTGAATGTCACCAGAAAATTTATTCAGTACTCTAATCTCAGAGAGATAAAGATTATTAATCAGGTACAGTTAGAAAAGAAAGTGGGATGAAAGAGAGGTGGATGAATGCAAATTGCTAACGAAAAAACttctcctgcctgtgctggctgcagcatGATTCTGCTGCTAGCTAGGAAAGTCAGTTCAACTCCTACCAGCCTCTTTGCTGTCCATGGGTACCTGAAACACCACAGTGACATTAGAGAGGCTTGCTACTTATTAATTTCATTGGTAACGATAaaggctgagcagcagcagtacTGTGTAGTCTCAGGAATACAAAACTGTGCCACTTAGTTTCCAGTTCTGAAAATCATCCTTGGAGCAAGAGGGGTATAGAAATGGCTTTCTTCTGGTTTAAACTCCAAAGAAACTCACTGTTTAGGTATCTGAATTCCCTGTTGGGTACATCTCTGATACCAGTATTGCCCTGCAGAAATTCGAAGGCAAATAGGTTTTCTTCACCCACTCCCACTGTGTGAAATATACCTAGGGACCCAAGAAATGTTCCTTTTACTCTGTTTACATCCAAATGTCTGCTCTGTAGCTGTCATCCTTCTATGGACTGAATTGTGTTTTTCAGGATTCACTCTGCATTTCCATTATTGCTCTTCCTTATAGTAACTACTTGACTTAAGagattatttaaagaaaaacgAAGACAAAAAACTTATGCACACATTCAAACATAGTTCTTTTTAATACTATGCATACATTAATAAAATCTTTCTGACAGTTCTGACTAACTGAGCTCCCCTAGCATCCATTGAAGACCTGCCGAgtagaataaaaacaaagttttaGGGTTTTAAAGCTGCATTTTCAGCCAGACAATTCAATTCAGGAATCATTTGCAACAGGGGCAGAGATTCAAAGCACTTAATTTTAGCACATTCTAGGTATTGTGCTCTAATCACTCTTAAGTCCATAATATGTTTGTCAGATATTCATATTTAAATAACCGATGCACTGTCTACATGATTTAGGGGAACATAACAGAGCCTAAAGCAGCAGTAGCTATACAATTAACATTAGCTACAAATAAATCCtctataaaatattatttccttgATTTAAAGCCAAGACAGCAGGAGGAGATAAACTATGCAGAAACTTTGGAATTACAGGTCCATATATTCTAaatatgcagtttcttaaaatgcaaaagaaatttATGAGCTGACCCCATTCtggcaaatatttatttctagcAGTATTATGAATGCAATATTATTGTACAATAactgagtttattttttctcccataCCTAAAACTGCATTCTAAACACAGACTGAACGATGTTAACCCGCTTCCCTCCCCTGTTCTGTGCCCTGTTGCTCCTACACATCGGTCAAGTTTCAGCCAGTCTTTCCCTAAAAGCATCCATAGAAGAGCACTACTGCTATTTCGACAGTATTAAAGTTgcaaaaacagcagcaaaaagcaacatgaaaatgaaactaGTGAAATTTCTGTCCTTGGCCTCAGCGAGGACATAGCTTTGCCTGACAAAGTTACAATGAACCTCGTATTCTTAATTCACCCCTCTGGGACAGCAGATGAAAGAATTGTACAAGAGGTAGGGTGAAGCACAGTGGATAAATATAATGAAGGTTGACAGCCTTTACTCTGCTTTCCTTGATATTTAAAGGCCTGtgtcaattttattttccaggtgATAAAATATAACTACCAGTACCTCAAGATGCACCATAAACATCACATAAATTCCAGCATAAGCAATCAAGAAGTGATTGCAAAAGGACTCAAAGAGatcacaaaacaaaatttgCACAGGAACATGGGACACAGATGGAAAATGTCAGGCTCTCCTAACAACTAGGTACATTTCAGAGGTGCAGGTCCCACTATGAAGATGCCAGTTTCTTAACAATCACTGAAAAGCCTCTAAATGAGGGCATCACTGAGCTACTGGTCTAGGCACTAAGTTATACTAATGTGTATGCCTAAAATTGATACAAGTTCTTCTGTAGATAATTCTCATTGGATAAACCTCACATATATATGTTACTAAGCTTAAAAATACAGGCAAAGCCCAAGTAAACTTGGCTGAAACTGATATAAGGTTATCCATATCCAGAATGGCAgcaatatttcatttttgaaGCCAATTTTAGATAAAGATGTGTACAGTGTGTAGACTTGGTCTCACATAATAACTGTCAAGATAAAGCATGAGGAGATGAAATAGTCTTTCAGATCTACCATGACTCAAAATACTAATGAAAGTGCCTATTTTCAACTATGTTCCCCCCTAAAACATGAAACAGTGAACAGTAAGTAAAGAGCAATATCTATTTGTTCGAGCAGACATTTAGGCCTTCAAAAGGTCATAAATAATGTGAACTACAGTGACCTAAAACCAAGAGTGGCAGAATTATGCAGACAAGGGAAATTTTCACCAAGTGGGAAGGTTAACAACTTTGGCAAAGGTGGCTACTTTTCAGTGCTGATGTATTACTTCCAACCAAAAGACCCCAAATTACAACCAGCATTAACTTTGTATTAGCGTGCATAGATGAATCTACAATGGGCTGATACATTTAAACTAATTCTGCTTTGCTCTTACATCACACTCAAAGACTTTTAAGACAAAACTCTCCATAAATAAAACAGTGCCACCACTTAGCACTCTTTCTATTTCAATGTGCAGTGAAAATGATGAGGCTTAAAGCAGGATGTTGCCATAACCAGAAATGCTAAAACTGTTAAGTTTTACAGAAATAGCTTCTGTAAAATCCATAGAGATACAAacatctggaaagcaggaaagcaacCTAGCAGCTATACTTACATATTAGCTCTGTAATGTATGCCACTGGGAGCTGGACAGAGACAcctctttgaaagaaaaacctttagaaaatattttgtttccttttagtTCTGAAATCCATCACTGTTACATCTCCTACCCAGTAGCAATAATCAGCTCTCAGTGATACTTGCTTCTGGGTTAAATACTGCCCTGTAGATACCTGACACACATGAAAACCGGTTTCCTTCAACAGGCACAGACAGCTGCACAAATGCACAAGAAAGCTCAGAAACGAAATTTCCCTTTCTTCCAACTAGACGATAAAAACCAATATAACACATCTTACTATTTAGAGTGCTTATCACAGACTGTGTTTATAAAAGCTGTAGTGGAAAtcaattcttttttctttggaCTCCTGTGTTGCTTACACCATATTGTACTCTTTGCAAAAATTTCAGTCActcatttaaacaaaaaaatcaggaaagggCCTAAAAAAGTATAATAaggaatgtaatttttattagaTTTGTAACTCTAGCCTtatgtgaatatttttatttcagtgtgcATTTTATGAGAGTGATGCTCTAAACACTTCTCAAAGCTTTAGAGGAAACATCCTTACTCTCTGTTCATCAGCCAGTGTCAATGGTCACAAGTCCAAaccatttttatcttttaattttgcatCTCTCCATACCAACCATGTTTTAAGTTTATAGTCTCCTCCCTACAACAAGACCACAATTTCCAATTTATCCTGTGGTGTCCTGGGCCTACACAAGTTTCCCAGGATCTCTTCTGCATTTTTAGAAATCAACATAACCCCCTTCTTCAATACAGGATCCCTGGACCTGGTGCTCTGTCACATTTCAGAGGTTCATCAAACCCTGGGGTTCCTACTGTACCATGTCACAGCTGCTTGGTCCCTCCTCTCTGGAAAAAGGGGACTTTTACTTCTCTGCTACTTCTCTACCTTCTCTTCAAACTGCTTCCCCATTGCACCATCTCGATTTGTAAGATGCAGTAACTCCtgctctggtctagttgaagcAGCAGTGCTATCTGCCCTacacttttcctttcttctctacTGATAGGAAAAGCTAGCACCTCATCTCCTTGTTCCTGGCAGCTGTCCTTCACAGCCATGCTTGGATTTGGCATCCTGGTAAACCATCTTTGTTCCCACTGGTAATGTTTCCAATGTGTGGggtaaaaaaaatttaattggGGGTCACTGTTGCACACTGGGAGAAAACAGAGGGAggcagaacaacaaaatgaTTTTAATTATGAAGCTcagcaaaagtattttaaatggaACACTACTCATTTTAGTTCCTATCTCAAATCCATGGTAATTCTTAACAAGTCCATTTTAAGAGTGAGACGTATTCTAAGCTAACCAAATCTTTGTGGCAATAGGTTCAGTAGAAATCATATGCACTTgtgaagaaggaaataaaaatcttctATCTCAAAAATGCAGAGATATGCCTGCAAAGCACTCTCCTTCTAGTACTACCACAGATACGCTGTCTCATTAGCAGGATTTTCAGATTCCATACATCAGTCACCCACGTGCCCCCCGGAACACTGTGAAGTCTAGTCCTCAACAACAGGAGCATAAGTGTCATCAGTAACAAGGCAGCTGGGAAACAAATTCTCCAGCATCCTCACCAATATAATGATTACCATTAACTCACCTATAGAACATACACCTTGacagcagcattttcaaaatgCCAATTCTGAGCCATTTGACACACTGAGATAAATTAAACACAGTACTAAAtcctttaaatgaaaacttGTATGAATGCTAAAGCACTCTACTGCAGCATACTTGTCACCACTGGTGCAGATACAGAATCAGACTTGGTCTTACACTATGAAGTAAGCCCTAAAACATTAATCACCTTGGCTTAAAAGAACTTCTGCATGTAAATGTTGAAATATTAAGAAATCGAGCCAGATTTAAATGGATAAAGGGAAAGTATGGATTTTCAAAATGAATGTTTATATTAAATGGTCTGTCTACCAAGACAGACTTGTAGCCAAAGACTTGATGACCCAAAACCAGGAGACTTCTGTAAGTTCACCTCCATAGCTACTGCAGCAAGGCAACATGACCTCCCTTGGATATTTGGCATTTTGCTTCACGCAAACCTATGAAAGCACCCTCAAGCTGAGCACTAAAAACTAATCAGCACTGAAATACGCACACCTAAAATGGCAGAATCTTTGGGAAAACAAAGTCTCTCTGTTCACCATTTAAGTGACAGCAGTGTTCATAAAATCTTGAGTATCTGATATTTAAGCTTGGATCTCACCTTGAAGCATATGTTCCTCTGCCAGTATTTTTTGCCTCAACTAATAAATTGGGAAGCACTTCTGGGCTCTTCTGTCTGCATACAACTCCCCAGCTATGTATGTCCTGAACATCATAGCAAGTCAAAACCTGGACACCTTCCCCATGTCCCATATTTGACTTCTGTGGTTGCCCATCTCCCCTATTTATTTTCTATGGAAAAGAACGGTGAGAAATCTGGAATGAACTTAACCATGTAGGACAGAAGGGATGTTCAGGGGAAGAGGCCCATGGCGATGCCCTGCACACCCCTGCCACCCAGCATAGGTGAAGTTCTTATTTCTACTAACAGACATGCACATAACTAAGACTGATAGTCACTCTCATGCTGTAGAGGAACCAAGGATTTCCTTGCCCAGCTTACTCATTCACACTATCTTATCCAGCAGGTACCTGCCAGCCCTAAAAATGAAGTCAGTGTTGCTGAGGATAACAAAGGAAACACTTCCTCCACTTGATT
This window harbors:
- the FAM110B gene encoding protein FAM110B, with the translated sequence MPTETLPTGSMVKPVSPAVTFTSAVPLRILNKGPDYFRRQAEPNPKRLSAVERLEADKAKYVKSQEVINAKQEPVKPAVLAKPPVCPAAKRALGSPTLKVFSNNAKTESGVQRENLKLEILKNIINSSEGSSSGSGHKHGPRNWPPHRADSTELNRHSFAESLKVYPTQGRSSPQESSSNVSRRLLDQSAETFLHVSHSSSDIRKVTSAKPLKAIPCSSSAPPLPPKPKIAAIATLKSPEIEAVESGCGVSRRPSLQRSKSDLSDRYFRVDADVERFFNYCGLDPEELENLGMENFARANSDIISLNFRSASMISSDCEQSQDSNSDLRNDDSANDRVPYGISAIERNARIIKWLYSIKQARESQKVSHV